One genomic region from Asterias amurensis chromosome 7, ASM3211899v1 encodes:
- the LOC139939972 gene encoding cytosolic 5'-nucleotidase 3-like isoform X2: protein MDEFQKPHVHMKDPDRVEELVTQLIRDGKTKLLVVTDFDRTLSRFKDNSGRKVPTCHGVLDISPVLPEEYRQKAIATREHYYPLEMSNTLTKEEKYKLMTDWWTSAHDLLVECNLNRSDIAEMVRTANVILREHSNVMFNILDCASVPILIFSAGIGDILLEVVKQDDLVTPNVQVISNFMEFNEEDKLVGFKGELIHTYNKHEAAVHHPEYFERHRKRDNIILLGDTLGDLSMVDGMPYTQHTLKIGFLNDHIEQNLEMYKDNFDIVLISDETMDLPIAILNKIL from the exons ATGGATGAGTTCCAAAAGCCACATGTACACATGAAAGATCCGGACAGAGTGGAAGAGCTTGTGACGCAGCTCATCCGGGATGGCAAGACCAAACTTTTAGTTGTGACGGACTTTGACCGAACCTTATCCCGTTTTAAGGACAACAGTGGGAGAAAAGTGCCTACTTGCCATG GTGTTTTAGATATTAGCCCAGTTCTTCCCGAGGAGTACAGACAGAAAGCTATAGCAACGCGTGAGCATTACTACCCTCTAGAGATGTCCAATACGTTAACCAAAGAAGAAAAGTATAAACTGATGACTGACTG GTGGACGTCAGCGCATGATCTTCTTGTAGAGTGCAATCTCAACAGGAGCGACATTGCAGAAATGGTGCGGACTGCCAATGTTATACTCAG GGAGCACAGCAACGTCATGTTTAACATCCTGGATTGCGCCAGTGTGCCAATCTTGATCTTCTCTGCAGGGATTGGAGACATCCTACTCGAGGTGGTCAAACAAGACGACCTTGTCACACCAAATGTACAAGTCATTtcaaactttatggaatttaaCGAAGAG GATAAGCTAGTAGGGTTTAAAGGGGAGTTGATTCACACGTACAACAAGCACGAAGCTGCAGTGCATCATCCAGAATACTTTGAGAGACACAGGAAACGAGATAACATAATTTTGCTAGGGGACACTCTTGGAGATCTCAGCATGGTGGATGGGATGCCTTACACACAGCACACTCTGAAGATAGGATTCTTAAACGATCAT ATTGAACAGAACCTAGAGATGTACAAAGACAATTTTGACATTGTGCTTATCAGTGACGAAACAATGGACCTTCCCATCGCTATACTAAATAAAATCTTGTAA
- the LOC139939972 gene encoding cytosolic 5'-nucleotidase 3-like isoform X1, with translation MWRSQPSKLAVGAGIVAAVGAVAVTTFVLSRRKPKRTKIIEMMDEFQKPHVHMKDPDRVEELVTQLIRDGKTKLLVVTDFDRTLSRFKDNSGRKVPTCHGVLDISPVLPEEYRQKAIATREHYYPLEMSNTLTKEEKYKLMTDWWTSAHDLLVECNLNRSDIAEMVRTANVILREHSNVMFNILDCASVPILIFSAGIGDILLEVVKQDDLVTPNVQVISNFMEFNEEDKLVGFKGELIHTYNKHEAAVHHPEYFERHRKRDNIILLGDTLGDLSMVDGMPYTQHTLKIGFLNDHIEQNLEMYKDNFDIVLISDETMDLPIAILNKIL, from the exons ATGTGGCGTTCTCAACCATCGAAGTTAGCAGTAGGGGCGGGCATTGTGGCTGCCGTGGGTGCTGTTGCGGTAACAACTTTTGTATTGAGTAGGAGAAAACCGAAGCGGACCAAGATCATTGAAATG ATGGATGAGTTCCAAAAGCCACATGTACACATGAAAGATCCGGACAGAGTGGAAGAGCTTGTGACGCAGCTCATCCGGGATGGCAAGACCAAACTTTTAGTTGTGACGGACTTTGACCGAACCTTATCCCGTTTTAAGGACAACAGTGGGAGAAAAGTGCCTACTTGCCATG GTGTTTTAGATATTAGCCCAGTTCTTCCCGAGGAGTACAGACAGAAAGCTATAGCAACGCGTGAGCATTACTACCCTCTAGAGATGTCCAATACGTTAACCAAAGAAGAAAAGTATAAACTGATGACTGACTG GTGGACGTCAGCGCATGATCTTCTTGTAGAGTGCAATCTCAACAGGAGCGACATTGCAGAAATGGTGCGGACTGCCAATGTTATACTCAG GGAGCACAGCAACGTCATGTTTAACATCCTGGATTGCGCCAGTGTGCCAATCTTGATCTTCTCTGCAGGGATTGGAGACATCCTACTCGAGGTGGTCAAACAAGACGACCTTGTCACACCAAATGTACAAGTCATTtcaaactttatggaatttaaCGAAGAG GATAAGCTAGTAGGGTTTAAAGGGGAGTTGATTCACACGTACAACAAGCACGAAGCTGCAGTGCATCATCCAGAATACTTTGAGAGACACAGGAAACGAGATAACATAATTTTGCTAGGGGACACTCTTGGAGATCTCAGCATGGTGGATGGGATGCCTTACACACAGCACACTCTGAAGATAGGATTCTTAAACGATCAT ATTGAACAGAACCTAGAGATGTACAAAGACAATTTTGACATTGTGCTTATCAGTGACGAAACAATGGACCTTCCCATCGCTATACTAAATAAAATCTTGTAA
- the LOC139939832 gene encoding protein N-lysine methyltransferase METTL21A-like: MRCVVNLILLGGLVFYLFSSAGSSRARKIEICKTSATSSTITFLGILNDLKICHQQQQLTCAWDSFDAYPQPSPRQILVDTPPSSMALVPYQPTILSAFREEMKTFSFAGKSVTIRQKWEELGVAAVVWDAAVVLAEYLEQNVDKLQLSLENKSVIELGAGTGLVGIVAALLGGHVDLTDRKIALNQLQANLEANIPEFGVRGGIAASVKELTWGENLQEFPKPYDLVLGADIVYLEDSFPDLIKTLVHLTNNDSLVLLSCRIRYARDENFLDLLREKFSVKEVFHEKTRNIHIFEAKLL, from the exons ATGCGATGTGTGGTTAATCTCATCCTTTTAGGAGGTTTGGTGTTTTATCTTTTCTCATCAGCTGGCAGCAGCAGGGCCAGGAAGATTGAAATCTGCAAAACTTCAGCAACAAGTTCAACAATAACATTTCTTGggattttaaatgatctcaaaATTTGccaccaacaacaacagttGACTTGTGCCTGGGATAGTTTTGATGCTTACCCACAACCCAGTCCTAGGCAAATATTAGTGGATACTCCACCGAGCAGCATGGCCCTTGTACCGTATCAGCCAACTATTCTGAGCGCCTTCAGAGAGGAGATGAAAACCTTCAGCTTTGCAGGGAAGAGTGTGACGATTCGACAGAAGTGGGAGGAACTTGGGGTGGCAGCAGTTGTATGGGACGCT GCAGTAGTATTGGCAGAATACCTGGAACAAAATGTTGACAAACTCCAACTCTCATTAGAGAACAAATCTGTTATCGAGTTAGGGGCGGGAACCGGACTTGTTGGAATAGTAGCAGCACTCCTCGGTGGCCACGTAGATCTAACTGATCGTAAAATTGCATTGAACCAGCTGCAGGCAAACCTGGAGGCAAACATTCCTGAATTTGGTGTCAGAGGTGGGATTGCTGCATCTGTCAAGGAGCTTACATGGGGAGAGAACCTGCAGGAGTTCCCGAAGCCATACGACCTGGTCTTAGGAGCAGACATTGTGTACTTAGAGGATTCTTTCCCTGATCTAATAAAGACTTTGGTGCATTTGACCAACAATGACAGCTTAGTGCTTTTGTCTTGTCGTATCAGATACGCCCGAGATGAGAACTTTCTGGATTTGTTGAGGGAGAAGTTTTCAGTAAAGGAGGTTTTCCATGAAAAGACCAGGAATATTCATATATTTGAAGCAAAGCTTTTATAA
- the LOC139939966 gene encoding uncharacterized protein: MPRIGRKGCKPISARGYASAGIQHRIYIKREDVPRWNVIRERSGYTKSPDFIHWLIEVAEQHLRIKSEYKAESNSGDDSHTSDESEESGDGDGDSTDDDDEDDEDGDDEEDDNIPDVKEAPPDATPMDASPSSNQDDQKPAVKEEEEQMITDDGRKRRGYTALAIKDVAPVICFDVNAPRQLRPRLKLKLKPLKQEALVDKPKRGRRKSLIRHLKKPRLKKESEGYSCKKCCRIFGDRPALRQHQIVHAVDDLTCRDCQMTFNSKSAMWVHRKVQHSAKTLACEHCDLKFSRKYQLKEHMRGHKGVKPFACPTCNKKFRTTAHLSSHMDLHSNFRRYLCDLCGLTFHRRDLLSRHIIKHSQPKTYTCEECGKVFAYKVTLQDHLIRHQNVKAGKTPYKCQTCLKEFFTPKSYQHHMGRHRGEKVFACDQCDKKFKQKFYLDRHKIIHREEKPFTCSNCGRGFTQHSNMAIHMRTHTGEKPYQCDLCEKAFAHNVSLKTHKKTAHGIDLWQHDKTKPIVALGRPKGDSKKKSPPKIRLKSRAVAAEMQIQSDLYQAAVEFARERLAPLAFPAIPSIPAIHGSPEEQMSSPHSPSDSEEESPSPGSSTVDTHPTAGIKPLLDHRSVHNHQQVHDRQQAHECHLTRDHQPTPDHLAESNAARDQNLNHDHQQPSHKLHPPHDNHHQDFRHHPNPDIHKQMSSVPQQYQEHTQQTQQDMTEQLTRGSHQFHDHEQQQQSTRDVREQLTPIPQPYPEHSTVEQQNAAAVAAAASRSQTPNSSVNSSIEQPFAHIIHNPVMHSVSEHPLRLEKPSSPFSHILHSPNAHSEYPSRHEKVEQWHHRNSEALSWMSRGVSHAQLMQGLRAVTPNMMHPVSQALGMLNPEAQEHVNLVGGYAHSAYIQRSNSTASQPMQPPSWRS, from the exons ATGCCCCGCATAGGTAGGAAAGGCTGTAAGCCAATCTCGGCCAGAGGTTACGCATCAGCAGGCATCCAGCATCGAATATACATCAAACGGGAGGATGTCCCACGCTGGAACGTCATCCGAGAACGATCAGGTTACACTAAGAGCCCCGACTTCATTCACTGGTTGATTGAGGTCGCTGAACAACATTTAAG GATAAAATCCGAGTACAAAGCAGAGAGTAACTCCGGCGATGACTCACACACCAGCGACGAATCAGAGGAGAGTGGAGACGGAGACGGAGACAGCACCGACGACGACGATGAGGATGATGAAGACGGGGATGATGAGGAGGATGACAACATCCCAGACGTCAAAGAAGCGCCTCCCGATGCCACACCCATGGATGCCTCGCCCTCCTCGAACCAAGATGACCAGAAGCCAGCAGTGAAAGAGGAGGAGGAGCAAATGATCACAGATGATGGACGGAAGAGGAGAGGCTATACCGCCTTGGCCATCAAGGATGTGGCCCCAGTCATATGCTTTGATGTGAACGCGCCTCGCCAGCTGCGACCACGCCTCAAGCTGAAGTTGAAACCACTCAAGCAGGAGGCTTTG GTTGATAAACCCAAAAGAGGCCGTAGGAAATCTCTTATAAGACATCTAAAAAAGCCCAGATTGAAAAAAGAAAGCGAGGGCTACTCCTGTAAGAAATGCTGCCGCATCTTCGGCGATAGACCAGCTCTCCGTCAACATCAAATAGTTCACGCCGTAGACGACCTGACGTGCAGAGACTGCCAAATGACGTTCAACTCAAAGTCTGCCATGTGGGTCCATCGCAAAGTCCAGCACAGTGCCAAGACTCTTGCCTGTGAGCACTGCGATCTAAAATTCTCCCGGAAGTACCAGCTGAAGGAGCACATGCGCGGCCACAAAGGGGTGAAGCCTTTCGCATGTCCGACCTGCAATAAGAAGTTTCGCACCACAGCTCACCTGAGCTCCCACATGGATCTCCACAGCAACTTCCGGCGCTACCTGTGTGACCTATGTGGGCTTACATTCCACCGACGTGATCTGTTGTCCCGTCATATCATCAAACACTCACAGCCAAAGACTTACACTTGCGAGGAATGCGGAAAGGTCTTCGCCTACAAGGTGACATTGCAAGACCACCTGATACGCCACCAGAACGTGAAAGCTGGCAAGACCCCATACAAGTGTCAGACCTGCTTGAAGGAGTTCTTCACCCCTAAATCATACCAGCACCACATGGGACGACACCGGGGGGAGAAGGTGTTCGCCTGCGACCAGTGCGACAAGAAATTCAAGCAGAAGTTCTACTTGGATCGCCACAAGATCATACACAGAGAGGAGAAACCATTCACCTGCAGCAACTGTGGACGTGGGTTCACACAGCACTCCAACATGGCTATTCATATGAGGACTCATACCGGTGAGAAACCATATCAATGTGATCTTTGTGAAAAGGCTTTCGCCCACAACGTCAGTCTGAAGACGCACAAGAAGACCGCGCACGGCATTGATTTGTGGCAGCACGATAAAACAAAGCCCATCGTCGCACTGGGAAGACCCAAAGGAGATTCCAAGAAAAAGTCCCCGCCAAAGATCCGACTGAAGTCCCGGGCCGTCGCAGCTGAGATGCAGATCCAATCTGATCTATACCAAGCTGCAGTTGAATTTGCTCGAGAGAGACTTGCCCCTCTTGCATTCCCTGCAATTCCATCAATCCCTGCAATTCATGGATCCCCGGAGGAGCAAATGTCATCTCCTCACAGCCCATCAGACAGTGAAGAAGAGAGTCCAAGTCCTGGAAGCTCAACAGTTGATACCCATCCCACTGCAGGTATCAAACCACTGCTCGATCACCGCTCAGTCCACAACCACCAACAGGTTCATGATCGCCAACAAGCTCACGAGTGCCATTTAACTCGTGACCACCAGCCAACCCCAGACCACCTTGCAGAATCAAATGCAGCCCGTGACCAGAATCTCAATCATGATCATCAGCAGCCATCTCACAAGCTACATCCTCCTCATGACAACCAccaccaagatttcagacacCACCCAAACCCTGACATCCACAAGCAGATGTCATCAGTACCACAGCAATACCAAGAGCATACCCAGCAGACACAGCAAGATATGACTGAACAACTCACACGAGGGTCTCATCAATTCCATGATCATGAGCAGCAGCAGCAGTCTACTCGTGACGTACGTGAGCAGCTGACTCCCATACCACAGCCCTACCCAGAACATTCCACTGTGGAGCAGCAGAATGCAGCAGCGGTAGCAGCTGCAGCGAGCCGATCTCAAACCCCTAATTCATCAGTGAACAGCAGCATCGAACAACCGTTTGCCCACATCATCCACAACCCAGTCATGCACTCCGTCAGTGAGCACCCGTTGAGATTGGAGAAGCCCAGTTCCCCATTCAGTCACATCCTCCACTCCCCAAACGCCCACTCCGAGTACCCTTCCAGGCATGAAAAGGTCGAGCAATGGCACCATCGCAACTCTGAAGCCCTCTCCTGGATGTCCAGGGGTGTGTCTCATGCACAGCTCATGCAAGGTCTTAGAGCAGTCACACCCAACATGATGCACCCAGTATCCCAAGCATTGGGTATGTTAAACCCAGAAGCCCAAGAGCATGTTAACCTTGTTGGGGGTTACGCCCACTCTGCCTACATACAGAGGAGTAATTCAACGGCCTCACAGCCTATGCAGCCACCCTCCTGGAGAAGTTAA
- the LOC139939969 gene encoding uncharacterized protein codes for MELVAPSDGGNTDLKLSLDSLTEIAFSDEYTGGNMSSSEFAPAADLHAHDGNARQKDMTALDHVVNIMSQQAGTVTNDCSEQSVYFKTDTVTNDCGAEHNVFNFKTAVSVGVQVNLCCCATSMCTTPLSGAVKQDADIDTSTQGSDLKTENNENNVTEHTEEDQTICEQSDAVETVKGEDVHPVSIEKVVLKKRSSKGVKRKDKKRRKVEKASQKPKQIPKQKKQKVMIRRSTKSTLERRYLCEGCGIKFVHKATYDRHLLELRGQASEHECPKCKTKFSYLCKLKQHVAAKHPELTPSVTRERPVICHICGVKLQTNVSMNKHMRIHDGDKPFQCKYCPKAFRWHTGLEYHERIHTGERPYQCPNCPKGFTNPSDMARHQTVHTGKKPHLCHQCGKGFTQSGTLHTHIRNKHTPESGQVSNKTSKKVTKSRTSDIHVCHLCGRYFFNLYLLEAHVKKSHQQQLMANLEGGSIHCGTVEDMRCGTLEDMKLQLHPCPLGNPSPGFNLSTCIPTEREIAEVVVNMLAP; via the coding sequence ATGGAATTGGTCGCACCATCTGACGGGGGGAACACGGACCTCAAATTGTCCTTGGACAGTTTGACAGAAATAGCCTTCTCTGATGAGTACACTGGTGGAAACATGTCCTCTTCGGAGTTTGCCCCTGCAGCCGACTTACACGCGCATGATGGTAACGCTCGACAAAAAGACATGACAGCTCTTGACCATGTTGTCAATATCATGAGTCAGCAGGCAGGTACTGTAACAAACGATTGTTCTGAACAAAGTGTGTACTTTAAAACAGATACTGTGACAAACGATTGTGGTGCTGAACACAATGTGTTTAACTTTAAGACCGCTGTTTCAGTTGGGGTACAGGTAAACCTATGCTGTTGTGCAACATCAATGTGCACTACTCCATTGTCAGGCGCCGTAAAGCAGGACGCAGACATTGATACATCTACTCAAGGATCGGATttgaaaactgaaaacaatGAGAATAATGTCACAGAGCATACCGAAGAGGACCAAACTATTTGTGAACAGTCTGACGCTGTAGAGACGGTCAAAGGAGAGGATGTACACCCAGTTTCTATTGAGAAAGTGGTCTTGAAAAAGCGCAGTTCTAAAGGAGTAAAACGGAAGGACAAGAAAAGACGGAAGGTTGAGAAGGCctcacaaaaaccaaaacaaataccgaaacaaaagaaacagaaggtaatgattcGCCGAAGCACCAAATCCACTCTTGAACGCCGCTACCTCTGTGAAGGCTGTGGGATaaaatttgtacacaaagcaaCCTATGATCGCCACTTACTGGAGCTCAGAGGGCAGGCGTCGGAGCACGAGTGCCCCAAGTGCAAGACCAAGTTCAGTTATTTGTGTAAACTAAAGCAGCATGTTGCAGCCAAGCATCCTGAACTAACGCCATCTGTGACACGTGAGCGACCGGTCATCTGCCACATATGCGGTGTCAAGCTTCAGACCAACGTCAGCATGAACAAACACATGCGAATCCACGATGGTGACAAGCCCTTCCAATGCAAGTATTGCCCCAAAGCCTTCAGATGGCACACAGGACTGGAGTACCACGAGCGTATCCACACCGGTGAGCGCCCATATCAATGCCCCAACTGCCCCAAAGGTTTCACCAATCCATCAGACATGGCCAGGCACCAGACTGTTCATACGGGTAAAAAGCCGCATCTGTGCCATCAGTGCGGTAAAGGATTTACGCAAAGTGGTACTCTACATACCCACATCAGAAATAAACACACGCCAGAGTCTGGTCAAGTTTCTAATAAGACATCGAAAAAGGTGACAAAATCCAGAACATCAGACATTCATGTGTGTCATCTCTGCGGGCGATACTTCTTTAATTTATATCTCCTGGAGGCGCATGTCAAGAAGAGCCATCAGCAGCAGCTGATGGCAAACTTAGAGGGCGGCAGCATACATTGCGGAACCGTGGAGGATATGCGTTGTGGTACCCTCGAGGATATGAAACTTCAGCTTCATCCGTGCCCTTTGGGGAATCCAAGCCCCGGATTCAACTTGTCAACTTGTATACCAACTGAGAGAGAGATTGCTGAGGTTGTGGTTAACATGCTTGCTCCATGA
- the LOC139939971 gene encoding uncharacterized protein C7orf57-like → MAGKSGTQDWFYHAPKKRAQNAPPKDYPAPSQIPMLNNALLEEDTRDDSGMMRGWIRETDSKYVKLAKMRGRKDLLQIRERPPPSDEAKPYPRVDWFDQNPEDVQQEQSVPRKVYLPDYMVHEEYKPDSHVDDQEGVRPPPRRPPFSLQDKLSVFQREGDSVSDKMHVRLPEITPTGKKIAKKSKGKKEENKVKSQPRATKNPNWDNKERPAMGKLLNFGYQHEWYEQREKYNDQQKKAQTQQPSWGNTGDQGSRLTTEYRDEINTVAKGHHQTKDSSGPRKVQTTKKMEAAKKAREPAEEKDLFKLSKFDKVGPRISSHWSEGPRLSDQQKLDTYTQQLDEMTRA, encoded by the exons ATGGCCGGAAAATCAGGAACACAAG ATTGGTTTTACCACGCCCCAAAGAAGAGGGCTCAGAATGCCCCACCCAAGGACTACCCAGCCCCATCTCAGATCCCTATGCTTAACAATGCCTTGCTTGAGGAGGACACCCGAGATGACAGTGGAATGATGAGAGGATGGATTCGAGAGACCGACTCCAAGTACGTCAAGCTGGCCAAGATGCGCGGTCGTAAAG ATTTGTTGCAAATTCGTGAGAGACCACCACCCAGTGACGAGGCCAAGCCTTACCCTCGTGTGGATTGGTTTGATCAGAACCCGGAGGATGTACAACAAGAACAAAG CGTTCCCAGGAAAGTCTACCTCCCAGATTATATGGTGCATGAGGAATACAAGCCAGATTCCCACGTCGACGACCAGGAAGGAGTTCGCCCCCCACCCAGGAGGCCACCGTTTTCACTCCAAGACAAGCTGTCTGTTTTCCAGAGGGAGGGTGATTCAGTATCAGACAAGATGCATGTGAGGCTGCCGGAGATCACCCCAACTGGCAAAAAAATAGCCAAAAAGAGCAAAGGAAAGAAAGAGGAGAATAAAGTGAAAAGTCAGCCCAGAGCTACCAAAAA CCCTAACTGGGACAACAAAGAGCGCCCTGCCATGGGGAAACTTCTCAACTTCGGCTACCAGCACGAGTGGTATGAGCAACGGGAGAAATACAACGACCAACAGAAGAAGGCACAGACTCAACAGCCCTCATGGGGGAACACGGGAGACCAGGGAAGCCGGCTAACAACAGAGTACCGGGACGAGATTAACACAGTGGCGAAAGGACACCACCAGACCAAGGACTCTTCAGGTCCAAGGAAAGTTCAGACGACGAAGAAAATGGAAGCTGCAAAGAAGGCAAGGGAGCCAGCGGAGGAGAAGGACCTCTTCAAGTTGAGCAA GTTTGACAAAGTTGGTCCAAGGATAAGCAGCCATTGGTCGGAGGGTCCACGGTTATCCGACCAACAAAAGCTTGACACCTATACACAACAGTTGGATGAGATGACACGTgcatag